CTCCAAAAAAAATATGATACCATAAATGGAACGATAAGTTTAACATTGGTCGAATACCAAAAAATCTCTTATAAAGAGTTTAGAGAAAATGATAAAAACAAATCTTTTAATTTAGGTGATTTTAAAGGATTAAAGCTTTTAAAAATACAGCAAGACAAGGCTTACGTTTATTTACCGAAATTAGATGAAAACATAAAAATCTCTGGAACAAGTAAAACAGGTGAAGAATACATTGGTGGAAATTTTAATATAAATATACCTAAAAGTGTTTATGACTATGCTATTGGAGATAATATTACTGAAAAATTAACAAAATCATTAATAGATAATTTGACTATAAAAGATTTCAAAGAGGAGCCACAAATATTGATATATAAAACAAGTGGAATCATTGAAAATTTATTTATATACCTCAAATCAAGCCCTAAGAATTTGACTTCAAAAACACTAAATATAAAACTATAGCTAACAAAATCTATAATTAATAAGGGGTTTTGTGCTTAAAATTAAGTTTAGTACTTTTTAATAAAGCCCGCCAAATCTTTTGATTTGGCTTTATAAAGAAAAAAATAAAATAAAATAAAAAGTTTTGGCTAAGTGCTAGATCGAAAGTTCACTACTTTTAATTCCCGTACTAACCATACGAGCCTAAACGTTAACACAAATAAAGAAAAATGGAAAAAGTAAATTGCCCAGCTTGTAAATCTGAACAGACTGAAAATATTGAATTTTGTAAAAATTGTGAGTTTCCTTTCAAGGGAACAGAAAAAGAAAGAGCCATTCATATTGGGAAATTTATAAATAAAAAAGGGGTCTTATTTGATTCTGGTGACTCAATAGAAAGGAGTCAACAAATCCTATATGGAATTGCAGGAATTAATCTTCTTTTTATGATTATTGGTTTTTTTTCAATTGGTAGTGATTATATTACCATAATTATCAATTTAACAATCACATCAATAATAGCTTTTTGTGGGTATAAGATTATGGAAAACCCTATACGCTATACAATAATACCTTTAATTTTATTATTGACTGTTTATACTTTTAACCTCATATTTGACCCAACCTTTTTTACTAGAGGAATTATGGTCAAATTAATGATTATTGGAAGTCTTATTTATAGCATATATTTAATTAAAAGCGCTGAAAAATTTAAGGCTAAATATAATGTCGAGAAATAAATACTTGTGTTAACAAACAATAGCTATAGTTTTTTAAACATAAAATAAAAGTAAATTTGTTTTACGATTTTTATGTGCTAGAAACTTATTATGGTCTTAAACTAGGTGAAAAGAAGTTTGTAGTTTCACTTATACTTCACTTTTAATTTTATGTATTGCTTAATTAGTTGATTAAAAGTTGTTTATTCTGTTTTATTGAATCCCTTTTGAGCAAAGTATAAAAAGTTAATATAATAGTGTAAATTTGAGGTATATGAGTTCAGAGCTATTTAATCAAATATCAAAGATAATTTCTATTACAGAAAAGGAATTATCTGTATTAAAAGATACTTTTAAAAAAAAAACACTTAAAATTTCTGAAATATTAAATTTAAAAGGAAGTGTTTGTAATTTTGAAGCGTATGTTCAAAAAGGAGTACTACGAAGTTTCTATACCATTGAGAACGGAACAGAACGTATTATTCAATTTTTTGAAGAAGGGCAATGGGTGGGAGATTTAGAAAGTTTTTTATCTTCTAGTCCATCTAAATTTACGATTCAAGCTTTAGAAAATTGTGAGTTAATTCTTTTTTCAAAAGAAACGATTAATACTTTATCTACTCAAATTTGTAATTGGGGAAAACTTAGAGAGTTTTTTTATGAAAAAATACTTATTGAAAAAGATAAACACACCCAGGCTTTATTAACAAATACACCTGAGCAATGGTATACTGATTTGTTGAAAAATAGACCTAAATTACTGAATAGAATTCCGCAATATCACATCGCTCAGTATATTGGTGTTCAGCCAGAGAGTTTAAGCCGTATTCGAAAAAGAATTACTAAAATTAACTTTTCTTAACCGAGGTCAATGAATTTCTAAGCGTATTTTTTTTTCTTTGTTTCATTAATTATTTAATCAATATAGAAATATGAATACAAAGAAGTTTTTTAGACTAATAGAACGTGTTTCGCCTAAAGTAACAGCAAAAATAGCATTTCATTTTATCTCAAATCCAAGAGTTAAGAAATTTAGGTCTTTTGAAAAATCTATTATTGAGCAATCTAAAAGGAGTAGTATAGTGTTCAAGAAGTTTGATATTGCTATGTACGAATGGGGTAAAGGAGAAAAAACAGCATTACTTGTTCATGGATGGGAAGGAAGAGCTTCTAATTTTGGCGCGATAATTCCGGTTTTAGTTAAAAAAGGATATAGAGTTATTAGTTTTGATGCTCCAAGTCATGGAAATAGTACCAAAAGAAAAACAAATTTTTTTGATATCCCTGAATTAATAGAAGTTCTTTTAAAGAGAGAAACCTATAATCTTGTTGTAACACATTCAATAGGAAGTGTGTTGGCTTTAATGGCAATGAGTTCTTTGAAATATAAAGGAGATACATTGATACAATGCACAACTCCAGATAAATTTGTAGATTATATTCAAGAAACAATACGGTATTTCGGGTTGACAGATAAAACAAAAAATGCTTTTATTAAGTTAATAAGAAAGACGACCAATTATGAACCTCTAGATATGGAGGCGAGTCTTTTTGTGAAAAATATTTCATTTGACAATGCTTTTTTTATTCATGATAAAAAAGATAGGGTTGTTAAGATAGAAAACTCAAAGCAGGTTTGTAGTCAAATGAAAAATGCAATGTTTATTGAGTTAGAGAAAACCGGTCATTTTAAAATGCTTTGGTCTGATAAGCTTTTAGCTATTATAGAAGAAAAAGTTTAGAAGATGTTTTTAGTACACTTTTTGAAAACTAAAAAGATTGGATTTTAGTGGCTTTACAAGTAAGGAAGAGAATTTCTTATTGTATTGTTTTTTTGCTAAATAAGAAGATATTGTTAAGTTTATAAGTAGGTTGAAAAATGTAATATAACAACTTCAACTATTTATTGCTTGTGGAGTTTCTGTTGGTGATGAATTAGAGTATGCCGATGAAGTTATCTTAGGTAGAAATATGTGAGTATATTTGTTTTTTATCAGCCATTAAAAGCGAAGTTTTAAAACTTCGCTTTTTTAACTTTATAATTCCTCATCCTCTTCAATTAATTCTTTTTCAAACTTATCCCAAGATTTTTTTGCTCTTACTTTTTTGTAAAAGCGAATACCTATCATTAGTAAAACGCCAAAGAGGATAATACCTACAACACCCCAAATCCAATTAATTGCATTTTTTAAAACTACTAAAAATACTACAGCGAATAAAATTACTGTGGGAGCTTCGTTAAATATTCTAAGTTTTGTAGGAGAATATTTAATTTCATCACGCTGCAATTCTTTATATATTTTATGACAAAACCCATGGTAAAAATATAAAGCTAAAACAAATGCTAATTTAACATGCATCCAAGGCATTTCTAAATAAATAGGGTTTTTCCAAAGTAACCAAAAAGCAAAGAAGCTTGCTAAAAATAATGAAGGCCAAGTAATAATATACCACAAGCGTTTTGACATTAATTTATATTGAGTTTGTAAAATTGATTTAGCAGGTTCTTCTTTTGATTCAGCTTCTACATGATAAATAAATAACCTACCTATGTAAAACAAACCAGCAAACCAAGTAACTACAAAAATAATATGTAATGCTTTTATGTATAAAAAATCCATAATTGATTTATTTTAAAATTCGTTAATCCATCCAGCTAAAACATCTACCCATTCTTCATTATCATTAATACAAGGTACTGTGTAAAATTCTTCACCACCAGCTTCTAAAAACTCATGTTTTCCTTCCATAGCTATTTCTTCTAAAGTTTCTAAACAGTCAGAAACAAAAGCTGGGGTAACGATAGCTAATTTTTTAACTCCATCTTTCTCAGCTTTATTTACAATGGTTCTGTCAGTATATGGTTGTAGCCAAGGATCAACTCCTAAGCGAGACTGAAAAGATGTTGATACCGTAGTTTCATTCAAACCTAATTCAGAAATTACATTTTTTGTGGTTTGAAGACATTGGTGACGGTAACAAAACTCATGTGCTTTTGAAGGAGTATTGCAACAACTACCATCAATTTTACAATGACTCTTTGTAATGTCAGATTTACCAATGTGTCGCTCTGGAACTCCGTGGTATGAGAATAAGATATGATCATAATCTTTATCAGTTAAATAATCTTTAATGCTATTTGATAGGGCTTTAATGTATTCAGGTTTCTTGTAAAAAGCAGGAACATCTGTAATCTTCATTTCAGGAAAATAGGCAGCACGTATTTCTTCAGCTAAAACCACAATTGTTTCAGTAGTTGCCATAGCAAATTGAGGATATAAAGGGATTAACATAACTTCAGTAACTCCTTTATTATGTAATTCTTGTAATCCTTTTTTGATGGTCATTGTACCATAACGCATTGCTAGTGCAACAGGAAGTTCTGTTTTTTGTTGAACCTTATTTTGTAGGCGTTCAGATAAAACAATTAAAGGAGAGCCTTCTTTCCACCAAATCTTTTTATAAGCTGCTGCAGATTTTTTAGGGCGTGTATTTAATATGATTCCTTTTACTAAAAAAGCTCGAAACCAATATGGAACATCAATTACACGTTCGTCCATTAAAAATTCGCCTAAATATTTTTTTACATCCTTTGGAGATGTACTTTCTGGTGATCCTAAGTTTACTAATAAAGCTCCTTTCATTATTTTATTTATCTATTACGAATAAAGTAAAGTAATTTGATTTTAAAATTATTTTACAATCTTTATAATGCTATTTTTTATTTAATTGATTTGTTGTTTCATATAGGGCAATACTTAAACTATGTATTACATTCATTGATGAATTACGTCCATACATAGGTATAGCAATTGTAGCGTCTGCAAGGTTTATGTTCTCAATCCCGTTTCTTTCACTTCCCAAAAGTAAAACTATTTTTTCTTTTGTCGTAAAATCAAAATCTTGAATTCTTATACTCTCATCAGCAATTTCAATACCTATAATAGTATTCCCTTCTTCTTTTAATTTATTGATTAGTAAATCAAAATCAGTATATATTTCATGTTCAATTTGAGTATCCGTATTTCGAGCGGTACGTTTTACATTTCTATTCTCGATAGATGGAGAATTTTCGTGTAAAAATATCTTTTCAACACCAAAACTCTCAGAAATACGGAAACACATTCCAATATTTTCAGGAGTCCTAATGGCGTCACAAACAATCGTTATAGGGAATTTTTGTTGCTTGTTTTCGATATCGTAATGTGTAAGTTGTTTCATTTATTTTTGTAAATCAGTTAAGAATTCTTGCCAAATTGAATCTTTAAAATGTGTTCTAAAAAATCCAAAATGCCCTATTTTTTTTACATTATAATTACTTGGAATTAGATGTTTGCGTGTAATATTTGCATTGTTAAATTTATAAACCATCCAGTCTACTGCTTTTTCAGGTGCAAATTTATCATTAGTACAACTATAGCCAACTAAATTTGAATAAATTTGGTGGTGATATAGTTCGTTATTTGTTTTTAAATTGAAATAATATTCTTTTTGTTGAGACCATTTACTAAATTCACGAGCTACATCTTTTGGTAAATTTTCCATTTTAATAAAATGTTTACTTGGGAAATATTTAAAAAAAGTTGTAAAAAAGGGAAAGATAATAAACCAATTAAAAAATATTCTTATTTTATTAAGGCCATTCCAAAAAGAATAATGATTCGTTTGTGAAGCTACTAATATTATGTTGTTTAAAGTTTTACTTGAGGGAGTTAAGCCTAATAATTGACCACCTAGACTATGTGCTATACAATTAATTTTTTTTAAAGGATATTGTTTTTTTATATACGAAAGAACAG
This genomic stretch from Tenacibaculum sp. Bg11-29 harbors:
- a CDS encoding Crp/Fnr family transcriptional regulator is translated as MSSELFNQISKIISITEKELSVLKDTFKKKTLKISEILNLKGSVCNFEAYVQKGVLRSFYTIENGTERIIQFFEEGQWVGDLESFLSSSPSKFTIQALENCELILFSKETINTLSTQICNWGKLREFFYEKILIEKDKHTQALLTNTPEQWYTDLLKNRPKLLNRIPQYHIAQYIGVQPESLSRIRKRITKINFS
- a CDS encoding alpha/beta fold hydrolase; amino-acid sequence: MIKARIFDLNTPLGHKVSVTEFPSINSNDIVIILSATGVLQKYYAKFSQFLQSKNHTVFTFDYSGIGRSKKKPLTQFNITLSNWATNDIETVLSYIKKQYPLKKINCIAHSLGGQLLGLTPSSKTLNNIILVASQTNHYSFWNGLNKIRIFFNWFIIFPFFTTFFKYFPSKHFIKMENLPKDVAREFSKWSQQKEYYFNLKTNNELYHHQIYSNLVGYSCTNDKFAPEKAVDWMVYKFNNANITRKHLIPSNYNVKKIGHFGFFRTHFKDSIWQEFLTDLQK
- the hemH gene encoding ferrochelatase, with protein sequence MMKGALLVNLGSPESTSPKDVKKYLGEFLMDERVIDVPYWFRAFLVKGIILNTRPKKSAAAYKKIWWKEGSPLIVLSERLQNKVQQKTELPVALAMRYGTMTIKKGLQELHNKGVTEVMLIPLYPQFAMATTETIVVLAEEIRAAYFPEMKITDVPAFYKKPEYIKALSNSIKDYLTDKDYDHILFSYHGVPERHIGKSDITKSHCKIDGSCCNTPSKAHEFCYRHQCLQTTKNVISELGLNETTVSTSFQSRLGVDPWLQPYTDRTIVNKAEKDGVKKLAIVTPAFVSDCLETLEEIAMEGKHEFLEAGGEEFYTVPCINDNEEWVDVLAGWINEF
- a CDS encoding CopD family protein, with translation MDFLYIKALHIIFVVTWFAGLFYIGRLFIYHVEAESKEEPAKSILQTQYKLMSKRLWYIITWPSLFLASFFAFWLLWKNPIYLEMPWMHVKLAFVLALYFYHGFCHKIYKELQRDEIKYSPTKLRIFNEAPTVILFAVVFLVVLKNAINWIWGVVGIILFGVLLMIGIRFYKKVRAKKSWDKFEKELIEEDEEL
- a CDS encoding alpha/beta fold hydrolase, with amino-acid sequence MNTKKFFRLIERVSPKVTAKIAFHFISNPRVKKFRSFEKSIIEQSKRSSIVFKKFDIAMYEWGKGEKTALLVHGWEGRASNFGAIIPVLVKKGYRVISFDAPSHGNSTKRKTNFFDIPELIEVLLKRETYNLVVTHSIGSVLALMAMSSLKYKGDTLIQCTTPDKFVDYIQETIRYFGLTDKTKNAFIKLIRKTTNYEPLDMEASLFVKNISFDNAFFIHDKKDRVVKIENSKQVCSQMKNAMFIELEKTGHFKMLWSDKLLAIIEEKV
- a CDS encoding TrmH family RNA methyltransferase; this translates as MKQLTHYDIENKQQKFPITIVCDAIRTPENIGMCFRISESFGVEKIFLHENSPSIENRNVKRTARNTDTQIEHEIYTDFDLLINKLKEEGNTIIGIEIADESIRIQDFDFTTKEKIVLLLGSERNGIENINLADATIAIPMYGRNSSMNVIHSLSIALYETTNQLNKK